One window of Proteiniborus ethanoligenes genomic DNA carries:
- a CDS encoding cation:proton antiporter → MASSLAIIILLGLPANKLFEKIKIPGLLGMLILGIIIGPYGLNLLQTDMIHASADLRKIALTIILLRAGLGINRDDLKKVGNTALKMSCVPGLIEGFFIAFASVKLLNFSFIQGGILGFIIAAVSPAVVVPSMLRLIENNIGAKKGIPTLILAGASIDDVFAITIFSAFLGLYSGKHINIGIQILSIPISILLGIMIGGVIGFVMIKIFKKHHMRDTKKVLLILGLSILLTELENLLKTRIEIASLLGVMTIGFIIIDKMPNVGKRLASKFNKIWVFAEILLFVLVGAQVNIGVAANAGKIGAIIIFIGILGRSLGVIISLLGTNLNWKEKLFCIISYIPKATVQAAMGAVPLSLGVKSGEVILAIAVLSILITAPLGAIGINIFADKLLE, encoded by the coding sequence ATTAGGATTACCGGCAAATAAGCTGTTTGAAAAAATTAAGATACCTGGTTTATTGGGAATGCTAATATTAGGAATAATCATAGGCCCTTATGGTCTTAATTTACTTCAGACAGATATGATTCATGCATCAGCTGATTTAAGGAAAATTGCTTTAACTATTATTCTATTAAGAGCAGGGCTTGGGATTAATAGAGATGATTTAAAGAAGGTTGGCAACACTGCATTAAAAATGAGTTGTGTACCAGGACTAATAGAAGGATTTTTTATTGCTTTTGCATCAGTTAAGCTTCTAAACTTTTCCTTTATTCAAGGAGGTATATTAGGCTTTATTATAGCGGCTGTTTCGCCTGCTGTTGTAGTTCCTTCTATGCTACGTTTAATTGAGAATAATATAGGAGCTAAAAAAGGTATCCCGACTTTAATACTAGCAGGGGCTTCTATTGACGATGTATTTGCCATAACTATATTCAGCGCTTTTCTAGGTCTATATAGTGGAAAGCATATAAATATTGGTATTCAAATACTAAGTATTCCAATATCAATATTATTAGGTATTATGATTGGCGGTGTTATTGGTTTTGTGATGATAAAAATCTTTAAGAAACATCATATGAGAGATACAAAAAAAGTTTTATTGATACTAGGCTTATCAATTCTACTTACTGAATTAGAAAACTTGTTAAAAACTAGAATAGAAATAGCATCATTATTGGGAGTTATGACTATTGGATTTATAATTATTGATAAAATGCCTAATGTAGGGAAAAGACTTGCGTCAAAGTTTAATAAAATCTGGGTTTTTGCAGAGATACTGCTATTTGTACTAGTCGGAGCTCAAGTGAATATTGGAGTAGCTGCGAATGCAGGTAAAATAGGTGCCATAATAATATTTATCGGTATATTAGGAAGAAGCCTAGGAGTAATTATTTCTCTATTAGGTACAAATTTAAATTGGAAGGAAAAACTATTTTGCATTATTTCTTATATTCCGAAAGCAACTGTGCAAGCTGCAATGGGAGCAGTTCCACTATCGCTGGGAGTAAAATCAGGAGAAGTAATTTTAGCTATTGCGGTATTGTCAATATTAATTACAGCCCCCTTAGGAGCTATAGGTATTAATATTTTTGCAGACAAGCTATTAGAATAA
- a CDS encoding DUF4129 domain-containing transglutaminase family protein codes for MDNILNRSQKTILHLIYASFVFSLAYILGLGMSLKADVMLQILMVSLGSALVKFFLLNPLVLYILLVAGFMAIILVHRFISPILFPLMERIYYLFQNIIQNLQGKENITSDNLLLFWGLLIVLISFFTAFILFKNKSIYLLLPAYIGPFLYYWYSFFDEALWMLSIFLLAFFILMGLDKYSREKTQTSNLKGYNFEKLYTPWIQTVTIYSILILSLALVLPKSNNNIQWPMLQQKVYKTFPVVEKLRSNEGYGRRAGKASLFDFSITGYQEESSRLGGPVKLNPKKIMTVRTNSNSNYLRGNAKQVYTGSSWRTINEPSKNYPFKRDFSGLSKEERNLYYDQTYVTITNHAFASTTLFSPYKAAEVIFDDGNALSINRDDSLTFSKGIYDGESYTIRVQKPLPYGTLTSLGIDKKKSDIDDLELYLQIPEDKITERTKALTKEIVKGKNNDFEKAMAIENHLRSNYKYNLNVNQVPENKEFIDYFLFEEGEGYCTYYATAMAIMLRLEGIPSRYIEGYLAQDLIEPGIYEVSHSNAHAWVEAFIEPVGWMTFEPTSIYPIELRLESLRQDVPNDSNNLNEAAEYVNHPENSINDQLIHSDEDILGNRVPKDKINHEDTPSNLPKNIVAIIIGALLLIIPIRFIIGFFQHRYKEARAKKLDSNKRIIYLYKQILRLMEFLGHPQQHGETHYEYAERVAYKFYSYGEIKLKEVTEIFVKSKYGNFSIQDEERLILEKYREDLEKRLQNYWGLRTFYYRKYVKAGYIKD; via the coding sequence ATGGATAATATATTGAATAGAAGTCAAAAAACAATATTGCATCTTATTTATGCTTCTTTTGTATTTAGCCTTGCGTACATTTTAGGATTGGGAATGAGCCTTAAAGCAGATGTTATGCTACAGATATTAATGGTTTCCCTTGGAAGTGCATTAGTTAAATTTTTTCTTCTAAATCCACTTGTTTTATATATTCTTTTGGTTGCTGGGTTTATGGCAATTATTTTAGTCCATCGTTTTATCTCTCCTATTTTGTTTCCTCTAATGGAGAGAATATATTATTTATTCCAGAATATTATTCAAAACCTCCAGGGTAAAGAAAATATTACATCAGATAATCTACTATTATTCTGGGGACTACTTATAGTCTTAATATCTTTTTTTACTGCCTTTATATTATTCAAGAATAAAAGCATTTATTTACTGCTTCCTGCTTATATAGGACCTTTTCTTTACTATTGGTATAGCTTTTTCGATGAAGCATTATGGATGTTGTCTATATTTTTATTAGCCTTTTTCATACTAATGGGCCTAGACAAGTATTCCAGAGAGAAAACGCAGACTTCAAACTTAAAGGGCTATAACTTTGAAAAACTTTACACACCTTGGATTCAAACAGTAACTATATACAGCATATTAATACTTTCTTTAGCCCTGGTACTACCTAAAAGTAACAACAATATTCAATGGCCTATGCTACAGCAGAAGGTTTATAAGACCTTCCCTGTTGTTGAAAAACTCCGCTCTAATGAAGGCTATGGTCGTAGAGCTGGAAAAGCTTCCTTGTTTGACTTCTCCATTACAGGGTATCAAGAGGAATCCTCCAGACTAGGTGGTCCTGTAAAGTTAAACCCTAAGAAAATCATGACAGTACGTACTAATAGTAATAGTAATTACCTTAGAGGAAACGCAAAACAAGTATATACAGGGAGTTCTTGGAGAACCATAAATGAGCCTTCTAAAAATTATCCTTTTAAAAGAGACTTTAGCGGACTTTCTAAAGAAGAGCGAAATCTTTATTATGACCAAACCTATGTTACTATTACTAACCATGCTTTTGCTTCAACAACTCTTTTTAGTCCTTATAAAGCAGCAGAGGTAATTTTCGATGATGGTAATGCTTTAAGCATAAACCGCGATGATTCTTTGACCTTTTCTAAGGGAATTTATGATGGAGAAAGTTATACTATTCGAGTACAAAAACCTCTTCCCTATGGAACTCTAACATCCCTTGGTATAGACAAGAAGAAGAGTGATATAGATGATTTAGAGCTATATTTACAAATTCCAGAGGATAAAATAACTGAACGTACAAAGGCATTGACAAAAGAGATAGTTAAGGGCAAAAATAATGATTTTGAAAAAGCTATGGCTATTGAAAATCATCTTCGAAGCAATTATAAGTATAATCTAAATGTTAATCAGGTACCTGAAAACAAGGAATTTATTGATTATTTCTTATTTGAGGAAGGAGAGGGCTATTGTACATACTATGCTACTGCTATGGCTATAATGCTTCGTCTAGAGGGAATTCCTAGTAGGTATATAGAAGGATATTTGGCACAAGACTTAATAGAGCCTGGCATATATGAAGTTAGTCACAGTAATGCTCATGCATGGGTGGAGGCATTTATAGAGCCTGTGGGTTGGATGACCTTTGAGCCTACCTCCATTTATCCTATAGAGCTTCGATTAGAGAGCCTTAGGCAAGACGTACCAAACGACAGTAATAATCTAAATGAAGCTGCTGAATATGTCAACCATCCTGAAAATAGTATTAACGATCAGTTGATCCACAGCGACGAAGACATTCTAGGAAATAGAGTGCCTAAAGATAAAATTAATCATGAAGATACCCCTTCTAATTTACCCAAAAATATTGTAGCTATAATAATAGGAGCTTTACTGCTAATAATTCCTATTAGATTTATAATTGGATTTTTCCAGCATAGGTACAAAGAAGCTCGTGCTAAAAAACTAGATAGCAATAAGAGGATTATTTATTTGTATAAACAAATACTTCGGCTTATGGAGTTTCTAGGACATCCACAGCAACATGGAGAAACTCACTATGAATATGCAGAGCGTGTTGCATATAAGTTTTACTCCTATGGTGAAATAAAGCTTAAGGAGGTCACTGAAATTTTTGTAAAGAGTAAATACGGTAATTTCTCTATTCAAGATGAAGAAAGATTGATTTTAGAAAAATACAGAGAAGACCTAGAAAAGCGCCTCCAAAATTATTGGGGTTTAAGAACCTTTTATTACCGTAAATATGTCAAAGCAGGATATATAAAGGATTAA
- a CDS encoding DUF58 domain-containing protein translates to MNRLQISILLIFIPLLFFVLLVGGTIPYFLFYVFLLTFLIPLLHSLISLMGIKGSVQLPKDALFTGEKISIAYEVKNNSIFRIPYMEIQSHILEQLTGIDYPNVALALEKKEDFIRKEIGVLKRRGYYQLGEIHITIRDVFGFFSFKKKIRSNASLLVYPEVVSLSTFKINVSQQSGELLIQDSFFQDKSRIDSLREYREGDSIKAIHWKLTAKKDVPIIKNFENRGDTHVVVFVDNEHRLFKYDIDRHLEDKAAVAAISIVNYCLNQNIEVNLITQDNKSHINIQGRQSAELKPFLEALARFKGNGALDFRFLIMPSIDALKRGSTVVIITPNLDKAMGVHGIQLKMKNYNPLFIVITDRENKTGYIDQLVEKRLKQEGIIIYILDHSANIKEALEVFHG, encoded by the coding sequence ATGAATAGATTACAAATAAGTATCTTATTAATATTTATCCCTCTATTATTCTTTGTCCTATTAGTTGGAGGAACTATACCCTACTTTTTGTTCTATGTATTCTTACTAACATTTCTCATTCCTCTACTCCACAGCTTAATTTCTCTTATGGGTATAAAAGGCTCTGTTCAGCTTCCAAAAGACGCCCTGTTTACTGGGGAAAAAATATCTATAGCCTATGAAGTCAAAAATAACAGTATTTTTCGCATACCTTATATGGAAATCCAAAGTCATATATTAGAGCAGCTAACAGGAATAGATTATCCAAATGTGGCTTTAGCACTGGAAAAAAAAGAAGACTTCATTCGCAAGGAAATCGGTGTTCTAAAAAGAAGAGGATATTACCAGCTTGGAGAAATACATATAACCATACGTGATGTATTCGGCTTTTTCTCATTTAAGAAAAAGATTAGGAGCAATGCTTCTCTTTTAGTATATCCAGAAGTGGTTAGCCTCTCTACCTTTAAAATAAATGTTAGTCAGCAATCTGGAGAACTTCTAATACAGGATTCCTTCTTTCAGGATAAAAGTAGAATTGATTCCTTGAGAGAATATAGAGAAGGCGACTCTATTAAAGCTATTCATTGGAAGCTGACAGCTAAAAAGGATGTGCCAATAATTAAAAATTTTGAAAATCGAGGAGATACTCATGTTGTAGTTTTCGTAGATAATGAGCATAGGCTATTTAAATATGATATAGATCGTCATCTAGAGGACAAGGCTGCAGTTGCTGCTATTAGTATCGTAAATTATTGTTTAAACCAAAATATAGAGGTTAATTTAATAACTCAAGATAATAAAAGTCATATAAATATACAAGGTCGCCAAAGCGCTGAGCTTAAGCCTTTTCTCGAAGCTTTAGCTAGATTTAAGGGTAATGGAGCCCTTGATTTTAGATTTCTTATTATGCCCAGCATTGATGCCTTGAAAAGAGGTTCAACAGTCGTAATTATTACACCTAATTTAGATAAGGCTATGGGTGTTCATGGAATTCAACTAAAAATGAAAAACTATAATCCTCTATTTATTGTAATAACTGATAGGGAAAATAAAACAGGATATATTGACCAATTAGTTGAAAAAAGGCTGAAGCAGGAAGGCATAATTATATATATTCTGGATCATAGCGCAAATATTAAAGAAGCATTGGAGGTTTTTCATGGATAA
- a CDS encoding AAA family ATPase codes for MDNKKALDILENLKKVIIGKDDVLEKVLITLLAKGHLLIEDVPGVGKTTLVKALARSMNLSYKRVQFTPDLMPSDIIGYSIYDKNTGAFTFKKGAIFNQIFLADEINRTSPKTQSSLLQAMEEGEVSTEESHYILEKPFMVLATQNPLEYQGTFPLPEAQLDRFLMRLSLGYPEKSYEIEILKNYQSIKNLNLIEPVVSQEDILEMQLMVDGLTVHHDIIDYIINISNVTRFYEDLQLGASPRASIDLLKVAKAKAFLSGRSYVIPDDVKTMVAPVLGHRLILSPEAKIERKSVEDIIKGVLSRVFVPVIVNE; via the coding sequence ATGGATAATAAAAAAGCATTAGATATTTTGGAAAATCTAAAAAAGGTCATTATAGGCAAGGATGATGTTTTAGAAAAAGTGCTAATCACTTTGCTTGCAAAAGGTCATCTATTAATTGAGGATGTGCCAGGTGTTGGCAAAACAACCCTTGTTAAAGCCCTTGCTAGAAGCATGAACTTGTCCTATAAAAGAGTTCAGTTTACACCAGATTTAATGCCTTCTGACATTATAGGATATAGCATTTATGACAAAAATACAGGAGCCTTCACATTTAAGAAAGGAGCTATTTTTAATCAAATATTTCTAGCTGATGAAATTAATAGAACATCTCCTAAAACTCAATCCAGTTTGCTCCAAGCTATGGAAGAGGGAGAAGTATCTACAGAAGAATCTCACTATATTTTAGAAAAGCCCTTTATGGTATTAGCAACTCAAAATCCGCTAGAATATCAAGGCACATTCCCACTGCCAGAGGCACAGCTAGATCGCTTCTTAATGCGTTTATCTCTTGGATATCCTGAAAAGTCATATGAAATAGAAATATTGAAGAATTATCAATCTATTAAGAACCTTAATCTTATAGAGCCAGTTGTTTCACAGGAAGATATCCTAGAAATGCAGCTTATGGTGGATGGGTTGACAGTCCATCATGATATTATTGATTATATTATCAATATTTCTAATGTAACTCGTTTCTATGAAGATTTACAGCTTGGAGCTAGTCCAAGAGCCTCAATTGATTTATTGAAGGTAGCAAAAGCAAAAGCATTTTTGTCCGGTCGAAGCTATGTTATTCCTGATGATGTGAAAACAATGGTTGCACCTGTATTGGGACACAGACTTATTCTTTCTCCAGAAGCCAAAATTGAAAGAAAGAGTGTTGAAGATATAATAAAAGGAGTTCTTAGTCGTGTTTTTGTACCGGTGATAGTAAATGAATAG
- a CDS encoding ABC transporter permease subunit, whose amino-acid sequence MRNINFPLLLGIIIVTFLILLAFYPGLFTSKDPLFEEKPKYIEYKEKGEWVEKFGYNPMPPNKENILGTDDAGRDVYARLIYGTRNTLKLALLIAAFRMILALPLGLAAGMGTRFISSIIKIFNTFFTAIPMLIFSFVILNIGYFRKLQMDKSILAFAIVLTIVGWAKLAGMIEDSTRRVMEEDFIEGEIAIGKTKLQIAYQNVLPHLIPDSISLFFKEMGMALFLIAQLAVLYVFVGVTRQIKELAFKAAYDMILEPEWGGTLSRIAVNVRKYNSVYWMTLYPILVFSFAIIGINLTGEGLRIEFQKRDSRIISYIRKAYYLFSPKLFISQIKDFKKYYKPVIIKTLVIVGAIAYFIIPWHPSLYKFDLDRAKLHIEELTKDKYGGRVTGTEGGYLAGEYIIDTLKSYGYLVEIMEIPLTDTTITPETGEEIIYPKIISPVSIESGWIKLKDDNDVEKTYYLHKDFSIATVNRNIFTDTSKNKLSYKGVAADPQNAINVSEETEFFSITSRFPILHEYNINEQNIVKVNENKKLKYDVEFVLLGEEYDREFGTYVFKSTAIIPFDDLRKDLEGGYREVQINLDYPKIAEYPGRNIIAFLPGKGKSIEDPGQIIVIGASYDGVYQSQERETFAMTAAPAATALEVARILSLIEEPLEKSIQLVFWDNESETQKYTPLGGSGHYHLTEMRDIDMALTHGYYFFDISYPGYNEDKYLNLITLPSQRADGKNYLVGLDIEKRFKQMNIKYRRFHYDYNISEALIHLRLNALTSIGIGNPSTGAVNTSRDNIESINYKRLEEIGQTIVDTMTMNSHIMD is encoded by the coding sequence ATGAGAAATATCAACTTCCCACTTCTTCTTGGAATTATAATTGTCACATTTTTAATTCTCTTAGCCTTTTATCCAGGACTTTTCACTTCCAAGGATCCTCTTTTTGAGGAAAAACCTAAATACATAGAATACAAGGAGAAGGGAGAATGGGTAGAAAAATTTGGTTACAACCCAATGCCTCCTAACAAGGAAAACATCCTTGGAACAGATGATGCTGGAAGGGATGTCTACGCAAGACTCATATATGGGACTAGAAACACACTAAAGTTAGCACTTCTTATAGCCGCATTTAGAATGATTTTAGCACTTCCGCTTGGACTAGCTGCAGGAATGGGTACAAGGTTTATTTCTAGCATCATAAAAATATTTAACACCTTTTTCACAGCAATACCTATGCTTATATTTAGCTTCGTAATTTTGAACATAGGATATTTTCGAAAGCTTCAGATGGACAAATCAATCCTTGCATTTGCAATAGTGCTTACTATTGTAGGATGGGCAAAGCTAGCGGGAATGATCGAGGATTCAACTAGGCGAGTTATGGAAGAGGACTTTATCGAGGGCGAAATAGCCATAGGAAAAACAAAGCTACAAATAGCATATCAAAACGTATTGCCACATTTAATACCGGATAGTATAAGCTTATTTTTTAAAGAAATGGGAATGGCATTATTTCTGATTGCTCAATTAGCAGTTCTCTATGTTTTTGTTGGAGTAACAAGACAAATTAAGGAACTAGCCTTTAAAGCAGCTTATGATATGATTTTAGAGCCTGAATGGGGCGGAACCCTTTCAAGAATAGCAGTAAATGTTAGAAAATATAATTCTGTATATTGGATGACCTTATACCCTATTTTGGTTTTCAGTTTTGCAATTATCGGAATAAATCTTACAGGGGAAGGGCTTAGAATAGAGTTTCAAAAAAGAGACTCTAGAATAATTAGCTATATTAGAAAAGCTTATTATTTATTTTCTCCTAAGCTGTTTATTTCACAAATCAAGGATTTTAAAAAGTATTATAAGCCTGTAATTATAAAAACTTTAGTTATAGTAGGAGCTATTGCATACTTTATAATACCTTGGCACCCAAGTCTATATAAATTTGACTTAGACCGGGCTAAACTACATATTGAAGAGCTAACAAAGGATAAATATGGTGGCAGAGTAACTGGAACTGAAGGAGGCTATTTAGCTGGTGAGTATATTATTGACACATTAAAATCCTATGGCTATCTGGTCGAAATTATGGAAATACCACTAACAGATACTACAATTACTCCAGAAACAGGTGAAGAAATAATCTATCCTAAAATTATATCGCCTGTATCCATTGAATCAGGATGGATAAAACTAAAAGATGACAATGATGTGGAGAAAACATATTATCTACATAAGGATTTTAGTATCGCCACAGTTAATAGAAATATTTTTACAGACACATCAAAGAACAAGCTTAGCTATAAAGGAGTTGCAGCAGATCCCCAAAATGCAATTAATGTATCAGAAGAAACAGAATTTTTTTCAATTACTTCAAGGTTTCCAATTTTGCATGAGTACAATATTAACGAACAAAACATAGTAAAAGTTAATGAAAATAAAAAATTAAAATATGATGTAGAGTTTGTTTTGCTTGGGGAGGAATATGACAGAGAATTTGGCACATATGTTTTTAAATCTACCGCCATTATCCCATTTGATGATTTGAGAAAGGATTTAGAAGGTGGCTATAGAGAAGTCCAAATAAATCTTGACTATCCAAAGATAGCAGAGTATCCAGGACGAAATATTATTGCTTTTTTACCAGGTAAGGGAAAATCAATAGAAGATCCGGGACAGATAATAGTTATTGGAGCAAGCTATGATGGTGTTTATCAGAGTCAAGAAAGAGAAACCTTTGCAATGACTGCAGCGCCTGCAGCTACTGCTTTAGAGGTGGCAAGGATATTGTCCCTTATAGAAGAACCATTAGAAAAATCCATTCAGCTTGTATTTTGGGATAATGAGTCTGAAACACAGAAATATACTCCACTTGGCGGATCAGGGCATTATCATTTAACAGAAATGAGAGATATAGATATGGCTTTGACTCATGGCTATTATTTCTTTGATATAAGTTATCCAGGCTATAATGAGGACAAATATCTAAATCTGATAACTCTGCCATCCCAAAGAGCAGATGGAAAAAACTATCTAGTAGGACTAGATATAGAAAAAAGATTTAAGCAAATGAATATAAAATACCGAAGATTTCATTATGATTATAATATATCAGAAGCACTGATACATTTAAGATTAAACGCTCTTACAAGTATTGGAATAGGTAATCCCTCAACAGGTGCAGTCAATACTAGTAGAGATAATATAGAAAGTATAAATTACAAGAGATTAGAAGAAATTGGACAAACTATAGTAGATACTATGACAATGAATTCTCATATTATGGATTAA
- a CDS encoding ABC transporter ATP-binding protein, with product MIEVVNLKKQFNIKSKVLGVNKGVVNAVNGIDFKIEKGETLGLVGESGSGKSTTGRLILRLLKPTDGKIYLEGRDISTISNREFRSLRKDLQIVFQNPYSALDYKMTIEDILIQPLQIHKIVGPLEYRNEVGRLLQMVGLSKHDGKKFPHEFSGGQRQRIGIARALATRPKFVVCDEPVSALDVSVQSQILNLTMDLQDEFGLSYLFIAHDLSVIKHVSNKVAVMYLGKIVEKGYVDDIFDFPKHPYTKALMSAAPLPEPGRNINRIRLQGEIPSGMNLPSGCTFHDRCPNKMDVCETQEPKLTELDDKRVVSCHLYQEGRSNNDS from the coding sequence ATGATTGAAGTAGTGAATTTAAAAAAACAATTTAATATAAAAAGTAAAGTTTTAGGCGTTAATAAAGGCGTTGTAAATGCAGTAAATGGTATAGATTTTAAAATAGAAAAGGGAGAAACTCTTGGCCTTGTTGGAGAGTCTGGAAGCGGAAAGTCAACTACAGGACGGTTAATACTAAGACTTCTTAAGCCGACTGATGGGAAGATATATCTTGAAGGAAGGGATATTAGCACCATAAGTAATAGAGAGTTTAGAAGCTTAAGAAAGGACCTGCAAATAGTCTTTCAAAATCCCTATTCTGCATTAGATTATAAAATGACTATTGAGGATATATTGATTCAACCTCTTCAAATACATAAAATAGTCGGACCACTGGAATATAGAAATGAAGTAGGTAGATTACTCCAAATGGTGGGACTATCAAAGCATGATGGGAAAAAATTTCCTCACGAATTTAGTGGGGGACAGAGGCAAAGAATCGGTATAGCTAGAGCATTGGCAACAAGACCTAAATTTGTAGTATGTGATGAGCCTGTATCTGCATTAGACGTGTCTGTACAATCACAGATACTGAATCTTACTATGGACCTTCAAGATGAATTTGGACTATCCTATTTATTTATTGCACATGATCTAAGCGTAATAAAGCATGTTAGCAACAAGGTTGCAGTGATGTACCTTGGGAAAATAGTAGAAAAGGGTTATGTAGATGACATATTTGATTTTCCAAAGCATCCATATACTAAAGCTCTTATGTCTGCAGCACCATTGCCTGAGCCAGGAAGAAATATTAATAGAATAAGGCTTCAAGGTGAAATACCTAGTGGGATGAATTTACCCTCAGGCTGTACTTTCCATGATAGATGCCCAAATAAAATGGATGTTTGTGAAACTCAGGAGCCAAAGCTAACAGAGCTTGATGATAAAAGAGTAGTTTCCTGTCACTTGTACCAAGAGGGGAGGAGTAATAATGACAGCTGA